The following nucleotide sequence is from bacterium.
ATTCTATGCCAGACCAGATTCCAGAACAAATTAAGGAAGAAAGATGGCTAATACTTTTAACACTCCAGCAGAAGATATCATCTAAAAAATTAAAGAATAGTATTGGAAAGAATCTGGAGGTAGTGATAGAAAAAACAACAGACCAAATAACTTATGCCCGCAGTAAATACGATGCCCCAGACATCGATGGATTGGTCATTATTCATCAAAAAACAGGTAAAGTTGGTGAATTTATAGAAGTCAAGATAATTGATTCTAAAGAATATGACCTGATTGGAAGACCAACAAGACGCTGAAGGAGGTTACTATGTTAATCATTACGACAAGGGCTCCTGAACAAACAAAGTTATGGGGAGAGAGATTAGGCAAGTATTTAGAAAAAAGTGATATTGTTTGTCTATTCGGTGGTTTAGGCGCGGGGAAAACCGTATTTACTCAGGGAATAGCCAGAGGACTTGGCGTGGCGGATGAATATGTCAATTCGCCTACCTTCTTAATGCTCCGTGAATACCGTCAGGCTCGATTACCACTTTTTCACTTTGACCTGTATCGATTAGAGTCCCTGAACGAATTGTATGACCTGGGTTATGAAGAATATTTCTTTGGAGATGGTATCACCGTAATTGAATGGCCGGAAAAGGTGGAAGAACTAATACCACCTGAATACCTGAGAGTGGAAATTGAGTGGATTGATTCTCATAGCCGTGAGATTAACTTTATCCCTTATGGAAACCATTACCAGCAAATTGTTGCTCAATTGAAAAGAAAATAGAAAATGACGATGAAGGTTTTAGGTATAGAAACATCAACACCAGCAGGAAGTATTGCCTTAATTGATGAGGAAGAGATAATCTCTGAATACACTTATCAAGGTAAATTAGAGCATTCTACCTGGCTAATACCTGCTATTGACACGGTTCTGAAAGATGCAGGTTTATCTGTTAGGGAGATAGAGGGGATAGCCGTTTCTTCGGGGCCAGGCTCTTTTACCGGGCTACGAATTGGGGTTAGCACGGCGAAAGGATTAGCGTATGGACTAAACATTCCGTTAGTCGGTATTTCTACATTAGATAGCCTTGCTTTAAATCTGCTTTATACCGAAAAGATTATCTGCCCGATATTAGATGCAAGGAAAAATGAGATTTATACTGCTTTCTATCAAGGTCAACCCCCTCAACGGCTAACGGATTATTTACTTATTTCTCCTCAAAGATTAATTGAGATGATTTCTCAACCAACTATCTTTTTAGGTCAGGGGCTTAAATTATATCAGGAACAACTTAAAGAGGCATTGAAAAATAGAGAAGTCTATTTTGCTCCATTATCTTTATGGTTACTACGGGCAAGTAACCTGGCGATATTGGGGCTAAAAGAACTAAAAGCAGGCAATCAGGTAGATATTTATTCTTTTACTCCATTCTATCTCAGAATGGCACTGTGAGTTACAGAAAGGGAGAAAAATGATATTAATCATTGATAATTACGATTCCTTTACTTATAATCTTGTTCAATATTTAGGGGAAATAGGATTAAGTGGAGATAATATCGCGGACAAATTAACGGTTTATCGAAATGATAAAATCACAATTGATATGATTTATAAATTATCTCCTGAGGCTATTTTAATCTCTCCAGGCCCCTGCACACCGTTACAAGCCGGGATATCTAATGAGATAATTAAAGAATTT
It contains:
- the tsaE gene encoding tRNA (adenosine(37)-N6)-threonylcarbamoyltransferase complex ATPase subunit type 1 TsaE; the protein is MLIITTRAPEQTKLWGERLGKYLEKSDIVCLFGGLGAGKTVFTQGIARGLGVADEYVNSPTFLMLREYRQARLPLFHFDLYRLESLNELYDLGYEEYFFGDGITVIEWPEKVEELIPPEYLRVEIEWIDSHSREINFIPYGNHYQQIVAQLKRK
- the tsaB gene encoding tRNA (adenosine(37)-N6)-threonylcarbamoyltransferase complex dimerization subunit type 1 TsaB; this encodes MTMKVLGIETSTPAGSIALIDEEEIISEYTYQGKLEHSTWLIPAIDTVLKDAGLSVREIEGIAVSSGPGSFTGLRIGVSTAKGLAYGLNIPLVGISTLDSLALNLLYTEKIICPILDARKNEIYTAFYQGQPPQRLTDYLLISPQRLIEMISQPTIFLGQGLKLYQEQLKEALKNREVYFAPLSLWLLRASNLAILGLKELKAGNQVDIYSFTPFYLRMAL